The following proteins are co-located in the Paludibaculum fermentans genome:
- a CDS encoding DinB family protein, giving the protein MPAMERERLVAHFEMTNRWLTQEVTGLTPAQLAFKAAPDKWSILDVVEHLTIAEPQYWQWVQDCLKQPAGAFVRPKHPDEETLWYGIDRTERNKTAAARESKGELKDGKKGLDQFLKLRAEMLSTAKSTQEDLRGREIQKSGTDLYQWFLMISVHSQRHILQIQEIKASAGYPR; this is encoded by the coding sequence ATGCCCGCAATGGAACGTGAACGGCTGGTCGCCCACTTCGAGATGACCAACCGCTGGCTGACGCAGGAGGTGACGGGACTCACTCCGGCCCAACTGGCGTTCAAGGCGGCTCCGGACAAGTGGAGCATCCTCGACGTGGTGGAACACCTCACCATCGCTGAGCCGCAGTACTGGCAGTGGGTCCAGGATTGCCTCAAGCAGCCCGCCGGCGCCTTTGTCCGGCCGAAGCATCCCGATGAGGAAACGCTTTGGTACGGAATCGACCGCACGGAGCGCAACAAGACCGCGGCGGCGCGCGAGTCCAAGGGCGAGTTGAAGGATGGGAAGAAGGGCCTGGACCAGTTCCTCAAGCTGCGCGCGGAGATGCTGTCGACGGCCAAGTCCACGCAGGAGGATCTGCGCGGGCGGGAGATCCAGAAGAGCGGAACCGATCTGTACCAGTGGTTCCTGATGATCTCGGTTCACTCGCAGCGGCACATTCTGCAGATCCAGGAGATCAAGGCCAGCGCGGGCTATCCGCGCTAG
- a CDS encoding aminotransferase class V-fold PLP-dependent enzyme — protein MGYIDLGSQEIWAQYRSEFPVTDNLVYLNHAAVAPLARRASDAMKWLADDGMNFGSLHYDKWLASYDGLRAVTAKLINADPAEIAIVKNTSEGIATVALGLDWKPGDKIVAFQEEFPANLYIWKKLEQWRGVTVQWLSYLDPLDKIEAAARGAKLLATSFVQYLSGYRADLEAIGQICRRHGVFFFVDAIQGLGAFPLDVRKMNIQALAADGHKWLLGPEGNGVLYVQQDWQDRIEPVEFGWTTVAGFADYSSRDMTVRKDAGRYECGTLNTVGCFGLWKSTELVLEVGVNRIAPHVQSLGDQLAEGARRKGYEVLGERTPATGAGIVSIRKSGVDARTTHAHLKANGVITAPRQGWVRMSPHFYISPADIDRVLETLPG, from the coding sequence ATGGGTTACATAGATTTAGGGTCGCAGGAAATCTGGGCCCAATACCGGTCGGAATTTCCGGTCACAGACAACTTAGTCTACCTGAACCATGCCGCGGTAGCTCCGCTGGCGCGCCGGGCTTCGGACGCCATGAAGTGGCTCGCGGACGACGGCATGAACTTCGGGTCGCTGCACTACGACAAGTGGCTGGCCTCCTACGACGGGTTGCGGGCAGTCACCGCGAAGCTGATCAACGCCGATCCGGCCGAGATCGCCATAGTCAAAAACACCAGCGAAGGCATTGCCACCGTGGCGCTGGGGCTCGACTGGAAACCGGGCGACAAGATCGTCGCCTTCCAGGAGGAGTTTCCCGCCAACCTCTACATATGGAAGAAGTTGGAGCAGTGGCGCGGCGTCACCGTGCAGTGGCTGTCCTACCTCGATCCGCTGGACAAGATCGAAGCCGCGGCGCGCGGAGCCAAGCTGCTGGCCACCAGCTTTGTCCAGTACCTGAGCGGCTACCGGGCCGACCTCGAGGCGATTGGGCAGATCTGCCGCCGCCACGGCGTGTTCTTCTTCGTCGACGCTATCCAGGGATTGGGCGCCTTCCCGCTGGACGTCCGCAAGATGAACATCCAGGCGCTGGCCGCCGATGGTCACAAGTGGCTGCTGGGTCCGGAAGGCAATGGGGTCCTCTACGTGCAGCAGGATTGGCAGGACCGGATCGAGCCGGTGGAGTTCGGCTGGACTACGGTCGCCGGCTTCGCGGACTACTCCTCGCGGGACATGACCGTCCGCAAGGATGCGGGCCGGTATGAGTGCGGGACGCTGAACACGGTCGGCTGCTTCGGCCTCTGGAAGTCCACGGAACTCGTTCTGGAGGTTGGGGTTAATCGTATTGCACCGCACGTGCAAAGCCTGGGTGACCAACTGGCCGAAGGCGCACGCCGCAAGGGCTACGAGGTGTTGGGCGAGCGGACACCCGCCACCGGTGCCGGCATCGTCAGCATCCGCAAATCAGGAGTCGACGCCCGGACCACGCACGCCCACCTGAAGGCGAACGGTGTCATCACGGCGCCCCGCCAGGGTTGGGTTCGTATGTCGCCGCACTTCTATATCTCTCCGGCTGACATCGACCGCGTGCTGGAGACGTTGCCGGGCTAG
- a CDS encoding M48 family metallopeptidase, with protein sequence MIRRLPFTLPVLLGLIVPTVWADPPKTDDTKTDTTQADAKKPANKNKKKDPDAIGDRDVGKGMNWYSIEKEIAMGKQYAMEIERQAKIVDDPVIAEYVNRVGQNLVRNSDCKVPVTIKVIDTDEPNAMALPGGFFFVNTGLITLAENESEIAGVMGHEIAHIAARHGTKQATRGQLVNLATIPLIFMGGWTGYGIRQAVSLAIPLGFLQFSRAFESEADMLGLQYMYKAGYDPNGFVDFFERLESLNKRKPGAVSKIFSSHPPTGDRIVTAQKNISDLLKEKPEYVVTTSEFEDVKTRLMSMNNRRRVGSTPEDANRPTLRKAPGSGTDPIDGDGSDKKPTKEESDERPTLKRRN encoded by the coding sequence ATGATCAGGCGCCTTCCGTTCACTTTGCCCGTACTGCTGGGCCTCATTGTGCCCACGGTGTGGGCCGACCCGCCCAAGACCGACGACACGAAGACCGATACCACTCAGGCCGACGCCAAGAAACCCGCTAACAAGAACAAAAAGAAGGACCCTGACGCCATCGGTGACCGCGATGTCGGCAAGGGCATGAACTGGTATTCGATCGAAAAAGAGATCGCCATGGGCAAGCAGTACGCCATGGAAATCGAGCGCCAGGCCAAAATCGTCGACGACCCCGTGATCGCCGAGTATGTGAACCGTGTCGGCCAGAACCTTGTCCGGAACTCCGATTGTAAGGTTCCAGTGACGATTAAGGTGATCGATACGGACGAACCCAATGCGATGGCGCTGCCCGGCGGCTTCTTCTTCGTGAACACGGGTCTAATCACCCTCGCGGAGAACGAGAGCGAGATCGCCGGCGTCATGGGCCATGAGATCGCGCACATCGCCGCCCGGCACGGCACGAAGCAGGCCACCCGCGGCCAACTGGTGAACCTGGCGACCATCCCGCTCATTTTCATGGGCGGCTGGACCGGCTACGGCATCCGCCAGGCCGTTTCCCTGGCCATCCCCCTGGGCTTCCTGCAGTTCTCGCGCGCCTTCGAATCCGAGGCTGACATGCTCGGCCTGCAGTATATGTACAAGGCAGGCTACGACCCCAACGGTTTCGTGGACTTCTTCGAACGCCTTGAGTCGTTGAACAAACGCAAACCCGGCGCCGTTTCCAAGATCTTCAGCTCGCACCCGCCCACCGGCGACCGCATTGTCACCGCACAGAAGAACATCTCCGACCTTCTCAAGGAGAAGCCGGAATACGTGGTCACGACCTCCGAATTTGAGGATGTGAAGACCCGCCTGATGTCGATGAACAACCGGCGCCGCGTTGGTTCAACGCCCGAGGACGCGAACCGTCCGACCCTCCGGAAGGCGCCCGGCAGCGGCACCGATCCGATCGACGGCGACGGCAGCGACAAGAAGCCGACCAAGGAAGAATCCGACGAGCGCCCCACCCTCAAGCGCCGCAACTAA
- a CDS encoding NAD(P)/FAD-dependent oxidoreductase, whose amino-acid sequence MGTGDGNLPHIVIVGGGFGGLAAARSLRHLNVRITLVDRKNHHLFQPLLYQVATAMLMPGQIAAPIRQVLKNDRHTTVLLGEVSGVDAAAHTLTVETPEREPLHLHYDFLVLATGVQHSYFGHDEFEQYAPGMKTMADATKVRNKVLSAFEAAEHETDPALRSALLTFVLVGGGPTGVEMAGAIAELARMSMKSDFRRIDPQDTKILLVEASPRVLGGFDPSLSEKVTQRLTHMGVQVLTGHPVEQIDDSGVTVGGEHIASRTVIWTAGVTPSPVARWLGCPADRAGRVKVRYDLSVPGAPEIFVIGDVANYEQEGKPLPGVAQVAMQMGAHVARVMEARLMNDAPPPPFHYVNKGNMAVVGRNYAILERGNLKLTGYVAWLAWSLIHVLFLALPNLRVSVFLQWVWSYFTEQRGSRLIVEPEISSSPAETVRSAS is encoded by the coding sequence ATGGGTACCGGGGATGGCAATTTACCTCACATCGTGATTGTTGGCGGCGGCTTCGGCGGTCTCGCCGCGGCCCGCTCTTTGCGCCACCTGAACGTCCGCATCACGCTCGTCGACAGAAAGAATCATCATTTGTTCCAGCCGCTGCTCTATCAGGTAGCAACGGCGATGCTAATGCCCGGACAGATCGCCGCACCGATCCGGCAGGTCCTCAAAAACGACCGGCATACGACCGTACTCCTGGGTGAAGTATCGGGCGTCGATGCCGCGGCTCACACCTTAACCGTGGAAACACCGGAGCGCGAACCGCTCCACCTCCACTACGACTTCCTGGTGCTGGCCACCGGAGTCCAACACAGCTACTTCGGCCACGACGAGTTCGAACAGTATGCGCCGGGCATGAAGACGATGGCCGACGCGACCAAGGTTCGGAACAAGGTTCTCTCCGCCTTCGAGGCGGCGGAACATGAAACCGACCCCGCCCTGCGCTCTGCCCTGCTGACATTCGTCCTGGTAGGCGGCGGCCCCACGGGTGTCGAAATGGCAGGAGCCATCGCCGAACTGGCGCGCATGAGCATGAAGTCCGACTTCCGGCGCATCGATCCCCAGGACACGAAGATTCTGCTCGTGGAAGCTTCGCCGCGCGTACTGGGCGGCTTCGATCCGTCGCTCTCAGAAAAGGTGACGCAGCGGCTGACGCACATGGGCGTCCAGGTGCTCACCGGCCACCCCGTGGAGCAGATCGACGACTCGGGCGTCACGGTAGGCGGCGAACACATCGCCAGCAGGACGGTCATCTGGACCGCGGGCGTCACGCCCTCGCCGGTAGCCCGCTGGCTGGGTTGTCCGGCCGATCGGGCCGGCCGGGTGAAGGTCCGTTACGACCTCAGCGTACCCGGGGCACCCGAGATCTTCGTGATCGGCGACGTCGCCAACTACGAGCAGGAAGGCAAGCCCCTGCCCGGCGTCGCGCAGGTGGCGATGCAGATGGGCGCGCACGTCGCGCGGGTGATGGAAGCGCGGCTGATGAACGATGCTCCACCTCCGCCGTTCCACTATGTGAACAAGGGCAATATGGCCGTGGTCGGCCGCAACTACGCCATCCTGGAGCGCGGCAACCTGAAGCTGACCGGTTATGTGGCCTGGCTGGCGTGGTCGTTGATTCACGTCCTCTTCCTGGCGCTGCCGAATCTCAGGGTGAGTGTGTTCCTGCAGTGGGTCTGGTCGTACTTCACTGAGCAGCGCGGCTCGCGGCTCATCGTCGAGCCGGAAATTTCCTCAAGCCCCGCTGAGACTGTCCGATCTGCCTCTTGA